A stretch of DNA from Balaenoptera musculus isolate JJ_BM4_2016_0621 chromosome 21, mBalMus1.pri.v3, whole genome shotgun sequence:
TCAATGTCATTGACAGTGGCTTCATACTGGACCCCGCTCTGGAGCTCCACCTGGATCCACTGCTGGTTCGTGAGGACGTGGGCATTGGTAACAATAAGCCCATCCTCAGACACTATGAACCCAGAGCCACCGGATGCAGGAATATCCTCACTGCTGAGAGGCTACCTGTCTCAGCAAGACAACAGCATAAGCAGAAGGCGGGCAAATCAGGGCATCCGCCTTAGTCTGGAAGCATGGGAACCTGGCATTTATCAAACATTCTTCCACCACAGTTTCCTCAGACAGTTTACTTTTCCCTGTCTGTTTTCATTCTCTCCACATGTAATTAGACTCTGTCTGTGTTCAATGTCCTGGCCATCTCTTGCGAACAGGACTGAGAGCTGATTCCAACTCTCCTTTTCCAGGAAAAGCAGCACCCCTCTGCTTCAAAGACGACTAACCTAATCGTAATACTGGGGGCAAAAGTGGACCTAGTGCCACATTATCCAGCACCCAGGCAGGGAGGGAGTCAGAGAAATCTGGTCCCGGCTTAGGTTCCACTACTAACTGGCCTTGTGACATAGGACAagtttctcttgctctctgggTTTGGGATTCCTTACGTGCAAAAGAAGGGGCCGGACAAGATCACCATCAAGGTGCCTTCTGGCTCTTACCTCTGACCTTGAACTTGTCTGAGAGAGAGGAGTAGCCCAGATTTGGAAGTCAGAATCCTTATGACTCTGCTCTTTGGCTAAACGACCAACAGGCTATGCAACCTCTGAGCCGTTTGATTTCCTCACCGTGGTTTTCACAACTAAATTGTGCTGGGAGAGTGGTTGCGCGGCGCCTGGAGCAGGGAGGCCCTCGGGAACAGTTAGCCCGGGGAGCTGACGTCCTCCTCGTACCTCCTTTACCCGCGAAACAGCTGTAAGTGGACCACGGACGGGGCCACCGTCTCACCACGGCGGCGATGAAGTTGTACTTGCTCCTGAGCCAGCCTGCGCTTCTGGTCCCTGCAAAGAGATGCTCCATTCTttgggcggggaggtggggggtggggggacgacCCTCGCTACCTGACCGCATCAGGCAtcacctctctcctccctctctctctcctctttccctccccctcctctcttcaCAGCGGTCGCATGAGACCAGACCTCTCACCCCGatttgaaaataacttaaaagggAAGACGGCGGCCACCAGCTATGGGGAGGAAATTGGGGAGCAACCACATGGGAACCGGTAACCGGACACCtaaggagggaagaaaatagGGAGATAGGAGGCGTTGAATCGCTCTGGCGATGCAGCAGGGAGAACCGCGCGAACGGAACTCGCTCCTGAAGAGGGCGCGGAGAGCGCGCGGCCCTCCGCTCACCTGGGGCTCCACAGTCCCCCTTCCGCACCGGCACGGCCGGGAGCGCGCCACGGAGGCGCGCGGCGCGGTTCTCGGCGCGGAGCGCGTACAGGCTGGGGTAGGTGCGCCCGTCGCCGCCGCACACGGCCGCCCCCCCGCCGCCGAGGAGTCGGGGCGCGAGCGGCGCGCGGCCCTGCAGCCCCGGGGCGCACGGCTGGCCGAGCGCCCCGCCGCAGGCCCCGCCCTCGGCCGCGGCGCAGACGCGGCAGCCCCCGCAGCGGTCGAGCCCCGGGGCCGTCCCCCGCCGAGCAGTGGGGGCAGCGGCGGGCAGCGCGGCGCGGGCCTGGCCCTCGGGGCCTGGACTCCGCGCCCCGGCGCCGCGGGCAGCGGCAGCCACGGCGGGACGAACGGTCCGAGCCCGGCGGGCCGCAGCAGGGGTCTCGTCATCCCGCTGCCTTCCTCCTTGCCGCCCACGTTCCCGAGGACTCTCCTCTGGACCCGCAGCTGCTCTCAGCCGAGCAACGCTTTCTCCGGACTGGGGTGCCGCCTCCTTCAGCCCCCGACTTTAAGGGGCAGAACCTGGCAGCCCTCTCCACACACACCCgttccccaccccgccccgcgtCCCGGCCCTTCCCCACCTCGTGAAATTCAGAACACCAAGAACCGGGGCAGACTGACAACTCACCCACCCACGGACGGACGATCCGAGTTAGGAAAACACACACCCTATTTCAGTATTTCACATGGTTTTTATTACAAAACAAGCGACAAaacagttttagaaaattattttttgctaCATACGAAGTAGGAGATCGCTTAAAATGAGAAGCATAAGAGTTTCCATGCACTCAGCTCAGCCTACAGTCAGTGCATTTCACAGCTGAAACATACTGGTTCAAAACACAGAATCATGCTACACCTTGGGGAGCAGTGGGGGAAGGGGTCAAACAGTATGTTTTTTGGCCAAATATTCGCTTTATTCAAACTCTACCGAGCATGAGTGACTGTAATTCACTACTGCAGGCagtaacagagagaaaaagggagtaaGGAAAAAAAGTGACATTGGTAGAAAAGATGTAataaatctgtccatttctgacaTGTTCAAAGTTTATAAACAAAGCTGATTTGGGAAACTCAGTTTCCAAAACTCTGCTACTTCCTTATGCCTATTTATCTGGTTAACAGTGAAAACAAACATATCAAATCCCACTGCTCAACTACTGAATCTGCCACTTATTTATTGGATCCTTTTAAGCCCATATCAGAGCACAGTTAcattcaggggggaaaaaaataaaacaaaaacaaaccacctTCTGCTTCAAGTGAACTATGCAGTTGGACTCTCTCATGGGAGCTCAGCATTCTACTCAGAAACAGATGTGTAACTCTGCAATTTTCACCTGAGATCACTTTACCTGATGGACACCTTAGTACGACTGTCATCTCACAGAATGCAAAAGGCCAAACCACGTTCACCAGCCATCAGCTGACCCTGAGCAAGCAATTCCTTAACTTTCAAGAACAGTGGACAATGATAGTTCACCTATGGGGAGACACCTGAAATTGTTACACACAGTGGGTCAAGACCACGTCAAAAGTCTTATGAAAACAGCACAACTCAGAGAACATTTTtattccacacacacaaaaaaaatgcagtaccttttttggttcctttttttaaaaaaaacaaaacaaaacaaacagatttaTTCCAGAGCCTATGCACTTAACTACTAATCGATATTGCATCCCCTCCTTGTTTTTTCCATTTGGTTCCATTTTTCACATTTGAAACCAAATGCTTTGGTCGTATATGCACCATCTTTGGCTCACATGTGTAGTGACATTAAAAGGTGTGATGTGAAATTAACCAGAAGCTAAGAAATATGAACACAAAAGGAATTCTGAAATAAGATTTGGCAATGAGAATGCCTCTAAGCTTCATTGaagataattatatttatctGGTGTTGGAACTACATTAACAACGCTCTAACTTGGAATTCCCAAGTATCTGCCAACTAGAATCCTTGTTTCCCCTCTATTATGATAATACAATCTGGATTTATAAGTATGTTTAATTTAATACATTCTC
This window harbors:
- the HTRA4 gene encoding LOW QUALITY PROTEIN: serine protease HTRA4 (The sequence of the model RefSeq protein was modified relative to this genomic sequence to represent the inferred CDS: inserted 3 bases in 3 codons; substituted 3 bases at 3 genomic stop codons) gives rise to the protein MKSCRLTRFYVLNSEEEAAPQSGESVARLRAAAGPEESPRERGRQGGRQRDDETPAAARRARTVRPAVAAAARGAGARSPGPEGQARAALPAAAPTARRGTAPGLDRCGGCRVCAAAEGGACGGALGQPCAPGLQGRAPLAPRLLGGGGAAVCGGDGRTYPSLYALRAENRAARLRGALPAVPVRKGDCGAPGTRSAGWLRSKYNFIAAVXETVAPSVVHLQLFRGSEDIPASGGSGFIVSEDGLIVTNAHVLTNQQWIQVELQSGVQYEATVNDIDHKLDLALIKTEPNTGLPVLLLGKSSDLXAGEFVAALGSLFSLQNTVTAGIVSTTQREGKELGLKDSGMDYXQTDAVINHGNSGGPLVNLDGDVIDINTLKVTTGISFAIPLDRIRQKGFVSNRLXFSFPGKAVSQKKXLGLRMLSLTMSLLQEMKRQDPDFPDVTSGVFVYEMIQGTAAESSGLRDHDVIVSINGQPVXTTTDVIEAVKANDSL